The Pontibacter korlensis sequence GCTCGTACCAGCAGGAGCAAGTTCAGAATGAACCATATTACCTGCCAATTAAACATAGCCATACGCAGGAATATGAAGACGATAAAGTAGAGGACATCCCGCACGAAACAGAAGAAGAAAGTTTATCTTTAGAGGATAAAGAGAAAGAACTGATCCTTAAGGCTCTGAAAAAACATAACAACAAACGCAAGTATGCAGCGCAGGACCTTGGAATATCAGAACGCACCCTTTATCGCAAACTAAAGCAGTATGACATTGAAGATTAACACCCGCTTTTTAAGCTATATGCTTGTGCTGCTACTGTTTGTTTGTGGCGGCTGCGGCATTTACTCTTTCACCGGCACTACCCTTTCGCCCGATATAAGAACTATTTCTATTCAAAATATTGAGAACAGCACCGGCGAAGGCCCTTCTAACCTGACACAGGTAGTTACAAATAACCTGAAGGATTACTACCGCCGCAATACTAATTTGGCTATTGTGCAGAGCGAAGGCGATTTGCAATTGGAGGGTCAGATTGTTAGCTTTACTTATTCGCCTGCCGCTATTCAGCGTGAGGGACAGCAGGA is a genomic window containing:
- the lptE gene encoding LPS assembly lipoprotein LptE; the encoded protein is MTLKINTRFLSYMLVLLLFVCGGCGIYSFTGTTLSPDIRTISIQNIENSTGEGPSNLTQVVTNNLKDYYRRNTNLAIVQSEGDLQLEGQIVSFTYSPAAIQREGQQDIASLNRLTLGVQIRFANVKQPDKDFERTFTISQDFPQNVDVTQLSTAQIEQLSEQLVVDVFNKTVADW